In Methanothermobacter sp. K4, one genomic interval encodes:
- a CDS encoding Lrp/AsnC family transcriptional regulator — MDDLDFAILQCLMRNSRITISRMSEEIGAPDATVSNRLKKLEGEVIKRYTMIPDWQKVGLGITAIIIIQTESEKHEDVKLSLSELDEVSEVYSVSGEYDLLIKVWGSDIGELNDIINDKIRHIDGVEDLTEMIVMERIKEDVPKISKI; from the coding sequence ATGGATGACCTGGATTTTGCAATACTCCAATGCCTCATGAGGAACTCCCGGATAACAATATCAAGGATGTCCGAGGAGATAGGAGCCCCTGATGCCACGGTATCAAATAGACTGAAAAAACTGGAGGGGGAGGTTATAAAACGTTACACCATGATACCAGACTGGCAGAAGGTGGGTCTCGGTATAACGGCCATTATAATCATACAGACAGAGTCCGAGAAACATGAGGATGTTAAGCTCAGTCTCTCAGAACTCGATGAGGTCTCAGAGGTTTACAGTGTATCAGGCGAATACGATCTCCTGATAAAGGTCTGGGGCTCAGATATAGGGGAGCTCAATGACATCATAAATGATAAGATAAGACACATCGATGGTGTGGAGGACCTCACTGAGATGATAGTAATGGAAAGAATAAAAGAGGATGTCCCAAAAATTTCAAAAATCTGA